The following coding sequences lie in one Posidoniimonas polymericola genomic window:
- a CDS encoding polymorphic toxin-type HINT domain-containing protein, with translation MPSRIRDLLIVASLLTASALFLWRGSAQPPSAERVVSVTPASLSSEPQYEPVPQAIETITVGQRMWIGENPSAERDHRVGADITAPSEWRQMTLRCPKRDGTLADVVMLRPVNWLTERQVRPGGKVQIDVPECGISGLADVLAVGPCPEIAQGPGRVVTATFHHHAASTIYVAIEGVAEPIGTTPNHPFWSEAKQAFVRADQLSPGDEVRTLDGTACVLSLGPRGPPEPVYNLEVQFEHVYRIGDAGVLVHNGTPENCFDWARRKQSEIGGSVVRIDSPNPTRGKIPLPKYDADQYEHAVLVKGGKAYDPLHPEGIPARDYFDQVRKLNGYRSLGEARRNLGIRKN, from the coding sequence ATGCCAAGTCGAATTCGCGACCTCCTGATCGTCGCGTCGCTGCTCACAGCGTCGGCGTTATTCTTGTGGCGAGGCTCCGCCCAACCGCCAAGCGCTGAGCGGGTGGTTTCAGTTACCCCCGCATCACTCTCGTCGGAGCCGCAGTATGAGCCGGTCCCTCAGGCGATCGAGACGATCACGGTCGGCCAACGGATGTGGATCGGCGAGAACCCGTCCGCCGAGCGGGACCACCGCGTAGGCGCGGACATCACGGCCCCATCCGAGTGGCGGCAGATGACGCTCCGCTGCCCAAAGCGGGACGGCACGCTGGCCGACGTGGTGATGCTGCGGCCAGTCAATTGGCTGACAGAGCGTCAGGTGCGGCCGGGCGGCAAGGTACAGATTGACGTGCCCGAGTGCGGCATCAGCGGCCTGGCCGACGTGCTGGCGGTGGGCCCTTGCCCCGAGATCGCCCAGGGCCCCGGACGGGTGGTGACCGCCACGTTCCACCACCACGCGGCCAGCACCATTTATGTTGCGATTGAAGGCGTGGCCGAGCCGATCGGCACGACCCCCAACCACCCCTTCTGGAGCGAGGCCAAGCAGGCCTTCGTCCGCGCCGACCAGCTAAGCCCCGGCGACGAGGTCCGCACGCTAGACGGCACGGCGTGCGTGCTCAGCCTGGGCCCCAGAGGCCCGCCCGAGCCGGTCTACAACCTCGAGGTGCAGTTCGAGCACGTCTACCGCATCGGGGATGCGGGGGTGCTGGTTCATAATGGAACGCCAGAAAACTGCTTTGACTGGGCCAGGCGAAAGCAGAGCGAAATTGGCGGTTCTGTGGTGCGAATAGATTCACCTAACCCCACGAGAGGCAAAATACCTCTTCCGAAATACGATGCGGACCAATATGAGCACGCGGTCCTTGTCAAAGGTGGCAAGGCATACGACCCCTTGCACCCAGAAGGAATTCCAGCACGAGACTACTTCGACCAAGTGCGAAAGCTCAACGGATACCGGAGCCTTGGTGAAGCACGCAGAAATCTAGGAATTCGTAAAAACTAG
- a CDS encoding polymorphic toxin-type HINT domain-containing protein, with amino-acid sequence MPSPFRDLLIVATLLTASALFLWRGSAQPPSAERVVSVTPASLSSEPQYEPVPQAIETITVGQRMWIGENPSAERDHRVGADITDPSGWRQMTLRCPKRDGTQADVVMLRPVNWLAERQVRPGGKVQIDVPECGISGLADVLAVGPCPEIAQGPGRVVTATFHHHAASTIDVAIEGVAEPIGTTPNHPFWSESKQAFVRADQLGPGDEVRTLDGTACVLSLGPRGPPEPVYNLEVQFEHVYRVGEAGVLVHNGGFIPLTGLGHGTCFTPNNASRRDFGTATHQDFPQYLEDKFPGSEFDTYVGPGQTGPDAIWRGGKDPGFDVAELKPGTESGFKAFENQSGRWDYDRNGFFHYDPATGDISNGGVFH; translated from the coding sequence ATGCCAAGTCCATTTCGCGACCTCCTGATCGTCGCCACGCTGCTCACTGCGTCGGCGTTATTCTTGTGGCGAGGCTCCGCCCAACCGCCAAGCGCTGAGCGGGTGGTTTCAGTTACCCCCGCATCGCTCTCGTCCGAGCCGCAGTATGAGCCGGTCCCTCAGGCGATCGAGACGATCACGGTCGGCCAGCGGATGTGGATCGGCGAAAACCCGTCCGCCGAGCGGGACCACCGCGTGGGAGCGGACATCACGGACCCGTCCGGGTGGCGGCAGATGACGCTCCGCTGCCCGAAGCGGGACGGCACGCAGGCGGACGTGGTGATGCTGCGGCCAGTCAATTGGTTAGCGGAGCGTCAGGTGCGGCCGGGCGGCAAGGTACAGATTGACGTGCCCGAGTGCGGCATCAGCGGCCTGGCCGACGTGCTGGCGGTGGGCCCTTGCCCCGAGATCGCCCAGGGCCCCGGACGGGTGGTGACCGCCACGTTCCACCACCACGCGGCCAGCACCATTGATGTTGCGATTGAAGGCGTGGCCGAGCCGATCGGCACGACCCCCAACCACCCGTTCTGGAGCGAGAGCAAGCAGGCCTTCGTCCGCGCCGACCAGCTAGGCCCCGGCGACGAGGTCCGCACGCTAGACGGCACGGCGTGCGTGCTCAGCCTGGGCCCCAGAGGCCCGCCCGAGCCGGTTTACAACCTTGAGGTCCAGTTCGAGCATGTGTACCGCGTCGGCGAAGCGGGCGTGTTGGTGCATAATGGTGGGTTCATTCCCCTAACAGGGCTAGGGCACGGCACGTGCTTTACGCCGAACAACGCGTCGCGAAGGGACTTCGGCACTGCTACGCACCAAGATTTCCCGCAGTACCTAGAAGATAAGTTTCCTGGTTCAGAATTTGATACATATGTGGGTCCGGGGCAGACAGGACCTGATGCGATCTGGAGAGGTGGCAAAGACCCAGGCTTTGATGTTGCGGAGCTAAAACCTGGCACTGAATCTGGGTTCAAGGCCTTCGAAAACCAATCCGGAAGATGGGATTATGACCGCAACGGTTTCTTTCATTACGACCCGGCGACAGGTGACATATCTAACGGTGGAGTTTTCCATTGA